In Takifugu flavidus isolate HTHZ2018 chromosome 13, ASM371156v2, whole genome shotgun sequence, the following are encoded in one genomic region:
- the skor1b gene encoding SKI family transcriptional corepressor 1 homolog-B isoform X1, translating into MDNISAGRDSSSSPSSKQELCYPSNKNLKPNQVGDVILYGIPIVSLVIDGSERLCLAQISNTLLKNYSYNEIHNRRVALGITCVQCTPVQLEILRRAGAMPISSRRCGMITKREAERLCKSFLGNHCPPKLPENFAFDVSHECAWGSRGSFIPARYNSSRAKCIKCSYCNMYFSPNKFIFHSHRTPESKYTQPDAANFNSWRRHLKLTDKSSRTDVLHAWEDVKAMFNGGSRKRTLPCSASGSNSPLKPQIPSRPRDSPEIPAKILNCDENRADLASSRSYPVIPVPSKGFGMLQKIPPPLFPHPYGFPAFGLCQKKDDTIMGEQSKAGLPGVLWPGTKDSAYHSFPMFWPAAGALPMPPYPQTQHKPPTELLCPPRPSEMDMSDHSDRSTNTSKDSMVEIERCSSTQSVRTEDEKSGDETRPLEGMTLAPRKFSYVSAFRPVIKDAECIAKLYGNRGAYSGCRTGYLSPDFLSESSSYRSVSPCVDSEGEPDVDVGTNKAEDEAEDSRTLSSVRPRTPPGVTNGVSPKDSDTKATTESSLVESQKSSPHVSHSSEREVQKQPESHITAPFTQVYTAERSDLQQRSSPYQFRPASYQTGVLISDEGSSKEEPSSTVEEIETKSFTEQSSEEIQREKDEAEDMPTRALPAQRALQSMEKEELQKQLLEQVELRKKLEREFQSLKDNFQDQMKRELSYREEMVQQLHIVREAHDALHHFSCKMLTPRHCSGSCTFKSPLLPP; encoded by the exons ATGGACAACATATCCGCGGGTCGAGACTCCAGCTCCTCGCCGAGCTCAAAGCAAGAACTTTGCTATCCGAGTAACAAGAATCTGAAGCCCAATCAGGTGGGAGATGTGATTCTGTACGGAATACCGATCGTGTCACTAGTGATAGATGGCTCGGAGAGACTTTGCCTTGCGCAGATATCCAACACGCTGCTGAAGAACTACAGCTACAACGAAATACACAACCGGCGTGTGGCGCTCGGCATCACCTGCGTGCAGTGCACCCCTGTCCAGCTGGAGATCCTGCGGAGAGCCGGGGCCATGCCGATATCCTCCCGGCGCTGCGGAATGATCACCAAGCGCGAAGCAGAGAGACTTTGCAAGTCCTTCCTGGGGAACCATTGTCCTCCTAAACTTCCAGAAAATTTCGCCTTCGATGTGTCCCACGAATGCGCCTGGGGGAGTCGAGGCAGTTTCATCCCGGCCAGGTACAACAGCTCCAGGGCCAAGTGCATCAAGTGCTCCTACTGCAACATGTATTTTTCTCCTAATAAATTCATATTCCATTCCCACCGCACGCCAGAGTCTAAGTACACGCAGCCAGATGCAGCTAATTTTAATTCCTGGAGGCGACATCTCAAATTAACAGACAAAAGCTCTCGGACAGATGTATTACACGCGTGGGAGGATGTGAAGGCCATGTTCAATGGTGGCAGTCGCAAGAGGACATTGCCATGCAGTGCCTCGGGATCCAACTCTCCTTTAAAGCCACAAATTCCCAGCCGCCCCCGAGACTCTCCCGAGATCCCCGCAAAAATCCTCAACTGTGATGAGAACCGAGCGGACCTGGCGAGCTCCCGCAGCTACCCGGTCATCCCGGTGCCGAGTAAAGGCTTTGGGATGCTGCAAAAGATCCCGCCGCCACTCTTCCCTCATCCATACGGGTTCCCAGCTTTCGGCCTATGCCAAAAGAAAGATGACACTATTATGGGAGAGCAGAGCAAAGCAGGCCTGCCGGGGGTCCTGTGGCCTGGTACCAAGGACAGCGCCTATCACTCCTTCCCGATGTTCTGGCCCGCGGCGGGCGCGCTGCCCATGCCGCCGTACCCCCAAACTCAGCACAAACCCCCCACAGAGCTACTTTGTCCTCCTCGGCCGTCAGAAATGGACATGTCTGACCACAGCGACCGTAGCACCAACACTTCCAAGGACAGCATGGTGGAGATCGAGCGGTGCTCCAGCACCCAGTCCGTGCGCACCGAAGACGAGAAGTCCGGGGACGAGACGAGGCCACTGGAGGGGATGACCCTCGCGCCGCGGAAGTTCAGCTACGTCTCCGCCTTCAGACCCGTTATTAAAGACGCCGAGTGCATCGCCAAACTCTACGGCAACCGAGGCGCGTACAGCGGGTGTCGCACCGGCTACTTATCGCCCGATTTTTTAAGCGAGAGCTCCAGTTACCGATCCGTCTCCCCCTGCGTGGACAGCGAGGGCGAGCCGGACGTGGATGTGGGGACGAATAAAGCTGAGGACGAAGCGGAGGACTCACGGACTCTTTCCTCGGTGCGTCCCCGGACTCCTCCCGGCGTGACTAACGGCGTTTCACCGAAAGATTCAGACACCAAGGCCACGACTGAGAGCAGCTTGGTGGAGTCCCAGAAAAGCAGCCCGCATGTGTCCCATTCATCCGAGAGAGAGGTCCAGAAACaaccagagagccacatcactGCCCCCTTCACTCAG GTGTACACAGCGGAGAGGAGTGATCTGCAACAACGGAGCAGCCCGTACCAGTTCCGACCTGCCAGTTACCAGACTGGGGTCCTCATCAGTG ACGAGGGTTCAAGTAAAGAGGAGCCGTCTTCCACGGTGGAGGAGATAGAAACCAAATCTTTTACTGAACAAAGCAGCGAAGAGATCCAGCGGGAAAAGGATGAAG ccgaGGATATGCCAACAAGGGCTCTGCCAGCACAGAGAGCTTTACAAAGTATGGAAAAGG AGGAGCTTCAAAAGCAGCTGTTAGAACAGGTTGAGCTGAGGAAAAAACTGGAACGTGAATTTCAAAGCTTGAAAG aTAATTTTCAAGATCAAATGAAAAGAGAACTTTCATACCGGGAGGAGATGGTTCAGCAGCTGCACATCGTCAGAG AAGCTCACGACGCTTTGCACCATTTCTCGTGTAAGATGTTGACTCCTCGCCACTGCAGCGGATCCTGCACCTTCAAATCTCCTCTGCTTCCACCTTGA
- the skor1b gene encoding SKI family transcriptional corepressor 1 homolog-B isoform X4 — protein sequence MDNISAGRDSSSSPSSKQELCYPSNKNLKPNQVGDVILYGIPIVSLVIDGSERLCLAQISNTLLKNYSYNEIHNRRVALGITCVQCTPVQLEILRRAGAMPISSRRCGMITKREAERLCKSFLGNHCPPKLPENFAFDVSHECAWGSRGSFIPARYNSSRAKCIKCSYCNMYFSPNKFIFHSHRTPESKYTQPDAANFNSWRRHLKLTDKSSRTDVLHAWEDVKAMFNGGSRKRTLPCSASGSNSPLKPQIPSRPRDSPEIPAKILNCDENRADLASSRSYPVIPVPSKGFGMLQKIPPPLFPHPYGFPAFGLCQKKDDTIMGEQSKAGLPGVLWPGTKDSAYHSFPMFWPAAGALPMPPYPQTQHKPPTELLCPPRPSEMDMSDHSDRSTNTSKDSMVEIERCSSTQSVRTEDEKSGDETRPLEGMTLAPRKFSYVSAFRPVIKDAECIAKLYGNRGAYSGCRTGYLSPDFLSESSSYRSVSPCVDSEGEPDVDVGTNKAEDEAEDSRTLSSVRPRTPPGVTNGVSPKDSDTKATTESSLVESQKSSPHVSHSSEREVQKQPESHITAPFTQVYTAERSDLQQRSSPYQFRPASYQTGVLISDEGSSKEEPSSTVEEIETKSFTEQSSEEIQREKDEAEDMPTRALPAQRALQSMEKDNFQDQMKRELSYREEMVQQLHIVRAHDALHHFSCKMLTPRHCSGSCTFKSPLLPP from the exons ATGGACAACATATCCGCGGGTCGAGACTCCAGCTCCTCGCCGAGCTCAAAGCAAGAACTTTGCTATCCGAGTAACAAGAATCTGAAGCCCAATCAGGTGGGAGATGTGATTCTGTACGGAATACCGATCGTGTCACTAGTGATAGATGGCTCGGAGAGACTTTGCCTTGCGCAGATATCCAACACGCTGCTGAAGAACTACAGCTACAACGAAATACACAACCGGCGTGTGGCGCTCGGCATCACCTGCGTGCAGTGCACCCCTGTCCAGCTGGAGATCCTGCGGAGAGCCGGGGCCATGCCGATATCCTCCCGGCGCTGCGGAATGATCACCAAGCGCGAAGCAGAGAGACTTTGCAAGTCCTTCCTGGGGAACCATTGTCCTCCTAAACTTCCAGAAAATTTCGCCTTCGATGTGTCCCACGAATGCGCCTGGGGGAGTCGAGGCAGTTTCATCCCGGCCAGGTACAACAGCTCCAGGGCCAAGTGCATCAAGTGCTCCTACTGCAACATGTATTTTTCTCCTAATAAATTCATATTCCATTCCCACCGCACGCCAGAGTCTAAGTACACGCAGCCAGATGCAGCTAATTTTAATTCCTGGAGGCGACATCTCAAATTAACAGACAAAAGCTCTCGGACAGATGTATTACACGCGTGGGAGGATGTGAAGGCCATGTTCAATGGTGGCAGTCGCAAGAGGACATTGCCATGCAGTGCCTCGGGATCCAACTCTCCTTTAAAGCCACAAATTCCCAGCCGCCCCCGAGACTCTCCCGAGATCCCCGCAAAAATCCTCAACTGTGATGAGAACCGAGCGGACCTGGCGAGCTCCCGCAGCTACCCGGTCATCCCGGTGCCGAGTAAAGGCTTTGGGATGCTGCAAAAGATCCCGCCGCCACTCTTCCCTCATCCATACGGGTTCCCAGCTTTCGGCCTATGCCAAAAGAAAGATGACACTATTATGGGAGAGCAGAGCAAAGCAGGCCTGCCGGGGGTCCTGTGGCCTGGTACCAAGGACAGCGCCTATCACTCCTTCCCGATGTTCTGGCCCGCGGCGGGCGCGCTGCCCATGCCGCCGTACCCCCAAACTCAGCACAAACCCCCCACAGAGCTACTTTGTCCTCCTCGGCCGTCAGAAATGGACATGTCTGACCACAGCGACCGTAGCACCAACACTTCCAAGGACAGCATGGTGGAGATCGAGCGGTGCTCCAGCACCCAGTCCGTGCGCACCGAAGACGAGAAGTCCGGGGACGAGACGAGGCCACTGGAGGGGATGACCCTCGCGCCGCGGAAGTTCAGCTACGTCTCCGCCTTCAGACCCGTTATTAAAGACGCCGAGTGCATCGCCAAACTCTACGGCAACCGAGGCGCGTACAGCGGGTGTCGCACCGGCTACTTATCGCCCGATTTTTTAAGCGAGAGCTCCAGTTACCGATCCGTCTCCCCCTGCGTGGACAGCGAGGGCGAGCCGGACGTGGATGTGGGGACGAATAAAGCTGAGGACGAAGCGGAGGACTCACGGACTCTTTCCTCGGTGCGTCCCCGGACTCCTCCCGGCGTGACTAACGGCGTTTCACCGAAAGATTCAGACACCAAGGCCACGACTGAGAGCAGCTTGGTGGAGTCCCAGAAAAGCAGCCCGCATGTGTCCCATTCATCCGAGAGAGAGGTCCAGAAACaaccagagagccacatcactGCCCCCTTCACTCAG GTGTACACAGCGGAGAGGAGTGATCTGCAACAACGGAGCAGCCCGTACCAGTTCCGACCTGCCAGTTACCAGACTGGGGTCCTCATCAGTG ACGAGGGTTCAAGTAAAGAGGAGCCGTCTTCCACGGTGGAGGAGATAGAAACCAAATCTTTTACTGAACAAAGCAGCGAAGAGATCCAGCGGGAAAAGGATGAAG ccgaGGATATGCCAACAAGGGCTCTGCCAGCACAGAGAGCTTTACAAAGTATGGAAAAGG aTAATTTTCAAGATCAAATGAAAAGAGAACTTTCATACCGGGAGGAGATGGTTCAGCAGCTGCACATCGTCAGAG CTCACGACGCTTTGCACCATTTCTCGTGTAAGATGTTGACTCCTCGCCACTGCAGCGGATCCTGCACCTTCAAATCTCCTCTGCTTCCACCTTGA
- the skor1b gene encoding SKI family transcriptional corepressor 1 homolog-B isoform X3, translated as MDNISAGRDSSSSPSSKQELCYPSNKNLKPNQVGDVILYGIPIVSLVIDGSERLCLAQISNTLLKNYSYNEIHNRRVALGITCVQCTPVQLEILRRAGAMPISSRRCGMITKREAERLCKSFLGNHCPPKLPENFAFDVSHECAWGSRGSFIPARYNSSRAKCIKCSYCNMYFSPNKFIFHSHRTPESKYTQPDAANFNSWRRHLKLTDKSSRTDVLHAWEDVKAMFNGGSRKRTLPCSASGSNSPLKPQIPSRPRDSPEIPAKILNCDENRADLASSRSYPVIPVPSKGFGMLQKIPPPLFPHPYGFPAFGLCQKKDDTIMGEQSKAGLPGVLWPGTKDSAYHSFPMFWPAAGALPMPPYPQTQHKPPTELLCPPRPSEMDMSDHSDRSTNTSKDSMVEIERCSSTQSVRTEDEKSGDETRPLEGMTLAPRKFSYVSAFRPVIKDAECIAKLYGNRGAYSGCRTGYLSPDFLSESSSYRSVSPCVDSEGEPDVDVGTNKAEDEAEDSRTLSSVRPRTPPGVTNGVSPKDSDTKATTESSLVESQKSSPHVSHSSEREVQKQPESHITAPFTQVYTAERSDLQQRSSPYQFRPASYQTGVLISDEGSSKEEPSSTVEEIETKSFTEQSSEEIQREKDEAEDMPTRALPAQRALQSMEKDNFQDQMKRELSYREEMVQQLHIVREAHDALHHFSCKMLTPRHCSGSCTFKSPLLPP; from the exons ATGGACAACATATCCGCGGGTCGAGACTCCAGCTCCTCGCCGAGCTCAAAGCAAGAACTTTGCTATCCGAGTAACAAGAATCTGAAGCCCAATCAGGTGGGAGATGTGATTCTGTACGGAATACCGATCGTGTCACTAGTGATAGATGGCTCGGAGAGACTTTGCCTTGCGCAGATATCCAACACGCTGCTGAAGAACTACAGCTACAACGAAATACACAACCGGCGTGTGGCGCTCGGCATCACCTGCGTGCAGTGCACCCCTGTCCAGCTGGAGATCCTGCGGAGAGCCGGGGCCATGCCGATATCCTCCCGGCGCTGCGGAATGATCACCAAGCGCGAAGCAGAGAGACTTTGCAAGTCCTTCCTGGGGAACCATTGTCCTCCTAAACTTCCAGAAAATTTCGCCTTCGATGTGTCCCACGAATGCGCCTGGGGGAGTCGAGGCAGTTTCATCCCGGCCAGGTACAACAGCTCCAGGGCCAAGTGCATCAAGTGCTCCTACTGCAACATGTATTTTTCTCCTAATAAATTCATATTCCATTCCCACCGCACGCCAGAGTCTAAGTACACGCAGCCAGATGCAGCTAATTTTAATTCCTGGAGGCGACATCTCAAATTAACAGACAAAAGCTCTCGGACAGATGTATTACACGCGTGGGAGGATGTGAAGGCCATGTTCAATGGTGGCAGTCGCAAGAGGACATTGCCATGCAGTGCCTCGGGATCCAACTCTCCTTTAAAGCCACAAATTCCCAGCCGCCCCCGAGACTCTCCCGAGATCCCCGCAAAAATCCTCAACTGTGATGAGAACCGAGCGGACCTGGCGAGCTCCCGCAGCTACCCGGTCATCCCGGTGCCGAGTAAAGGCTTTGGGATGCTGCAAAAGATCCCGCCGCCACTCTTCCCTCATCCATACGGGTTCCCAGCTTTCGGCCTATGCCAAAAGAAAGATGACACTATTATGGGAGAGCAGAGCAAAGCAGGCCTGCCGGGGGTCCTGTGGCCTGGTACCAAGGACAGCGCCTATCACTCCTTCCCGATGTTCTGGCCCGCGGCGGGCGCGCTGCCCATGCCGCCGTACCCCCAAACTCAGCACAAACCCCCCACAGAGCTACTTTGTCCTCCTCGGCCGTCAGAAATGGACATGTCTGACCACAGCGACCGTAGCACCAACACTTCCAAGGACAGCATGGTGGAGATCGAGCGGTGCTCCAGCACCCAGTCCGTGCGCACCGAAGACGAGAAGTCCGGGGACGAGACGAGGCCACTGGAGGGGATGACCCTCGCGCCGCGGAAGTTCAGCTACGTCTCCGCCTTCAGACCCGTTATTAAAGACGCCGAGTGCATCGCCAAACTCTACGGCAACCGAGGCGCGTACAGCGGGTGTCGCACCGGCTACTTATCGCCCGATTTTTTAAGCGAGAGCTCCAGTTACCGATCCGTCTCCCCCTGCGTGGACAGCGAGGGCGAGCCGGACGTGGATGTGGGGACGAATAAAGCTGAGGACGAAGCGGAGGACTCACGGACTCTTTCCTCGGTGCGTCCCCGGACTCCTCCCGGCGTGACTAACGGCGTTTCACCGAAAGATTCAGACACCAAGGCCACGACTGAGAGCAGCTTGGTGGAGTCCCAGAAAAGCAGCCCGCATGTGTCCCATTCATCCGAGAGAGAGGTCCAGAAACaaccagagagccacatcactGCCCCCTTCACTCAG GTGTACACAGCGGAGAGGAGTGATCTGCAACAACGGAGCAGCCCGTACCAGTTCCGACCTGCCAGTTACCAGACTGGGGTCCTCATCAGTG ACGAGGGTTCAAGTAAAGAGGAGCCGTCTTCCACGGTGGAGGAGATAGAAACCAAATCTTTTACTGAACAAAGCAGCGAAGAGATCCAGCGGGAAAAGGATGAAG ccgaGGATATGCCAACAAGGGCTCTGCCAGCACAGAGAGCTTTACAAAGTATGGAAAAGG aTAATTTTCAAGATCAAATGAAAAGAGAACTTTCATACCGGGAGGAGATGGTTCAGCAGCTGCACATCGTCAGAG AAGCTCACGACGCTTTGCACCATTTCTCGTGTAAGATGTTGACTCCTCGCCACTGCAGCGGATCCTGCACCTTCAAATCTCCTCTGCTTCCACCTTGA
- the skor1b gene encoding SKI family transcriptional corepressor 1 homolog-B isoform X2 has product MDNISAGRDSSSSPSSKQELCYPSNKNLKPNQVGDVILYGIPIVSLVIDGSERLCLAQISNTLLKNYSYNEIHNRRVALGITCVQCTPVQLEILRRAGAMPISSRRCGMITKREAERLCKSFLGNHCPPKLPENFAFDVSHECAWGSRGSFIPARYNSSRAKCIKCSYCNMYFSPNKFIFHSHRTPESKYTQPDAANFNSWRRHLKLTDKSSRTDVLHAWEDVKAMFNGGSRKRTLPCSASGSNSPLKPQIPSRPRDSPEIPAKILNCDENRADLASSRSYPVIPVPSKGFGMLQKIPPPLFPHPYGFPAFGLCQKKDDTIMGEQSKAGLPGVLWPGTKDSAYHSFPMFWPAAGALPMPPYPQTQHKPPTELLCPPRPSEMDMSDHSDRSTNTSKDSMVEIERCSSTQSVRTEDEKSGDETRPLEGMTLAPRKFSYVSAFRPVIKDAECIAKLYGNRGAYSGCRTGYLSPDFLSESSSYRSVSPCVDSEGEPDVDVGTNKAEDEAEDSRTLSSVRPRTPPGVTNGVSPKDSDTKATTESSLVESQKSSPHVSHSSEREVQKQPESHITAPFTQVYTAERSDLQQRSSPYQFRPASYQTGVLISDEGSSKEEPSSTVEEIETKSFTEQSSEEIQREKDEAEDMPTRALPAQRALQSMEKEELQKQLLEQVELRKKLEREFQSLKDNFQDQMKRELSYREEMVQQLHIVRAHDALHHFSCKMLTPRHCSGSCTFKSPLLPP; this is encoded by the exons ATGGACAACATATCCGCGGGTCGAGACTCCAGCTCCTCGCCGAGCTCAAAGCAAGAACTTTGCTATCCGAGTAACAAGAATCTGAAGCCCAATCAGGTGGGAGATGTGATTCTGTACGGAATACCGATCGTGTCACTAGTGATAGATGGCTCGGAGAGACTTTGCCTTGCGCAGATATCCAACACGCTGCTGAAGAACTACAGCTACAACGAAATACACAACCGGCGTGTGGCGCTCGGCATCACCTGCGTGCAGTGCACCCCTGTCCAGCTGGAGATCCTGCGGAGAGCCGGGGCCATGCCGATATCCTCCCGGCGCTGCGGAATGATCACCAAGCGCGAAGCAGAGAGACTTTGCAAGTCCTTCCTGGGGAACCATTGTCCTCCTAAACTTCCAGAAAATTTCGCCTTCGATGTGTCCCACGAATGCGCCTGGGGGAGTCGAGGCAGTTTCATCCCGGCCAGGTACAACAGCTCCAGGGCCAAGTGCATCAAGTGCTCCTACTGCAACATGTATTTTTCTCCTAATAAATTCATATTCCATTCCCACCGCACGCCAGAGTCTAAGTACACGCAGCCAGATGCAGCTAATTTTAATTCCTGGAGGCGACATCTCAAATTAACAGACAAAAGCTCTCGGACAGATGTATTACACGCGTGGGAGGATGTGAAGGCCATGTTCAATGGTGGCAGTCGCAAGAGGACATTGCCATGCAGTGCCTCGGGATCCAACTCTCCTTTAAAGCCACAAATTCCCAGCCGCCCCCGAGACTCTCCCGAGATCCCCGCAAAAATCCTCAACTGTGATGAGAACCGAGCGGACCTGGCGAGCTCCCGCAGCTACCCGGTCATCCCGGTGCCGAGTAAAGGCTTTGGGATGCTGCAAAAGATCCCGCCGCCACTCTTCCCTCATCCATACGGGTTCCCAGCTTTCGGCCTATGCCAAAAGAAAGATGACACTATTATGGGAGAGCAGAGCAAAGCAGGCCTGCCGGGGGTCCTGTGGCCTGGTACCAAGGACAGCGCCTATCACTCCTTCCCGATGTTCTGGCCCGCGGCGGGCGCGCTGCCCATGCCGCCGTACCCCCAAACTCAGCACAAACCCCCCACAGAGCTACTTTGTCCTCCTCGGCCGTCAGAAATGGACATGTCTGACCACAGCGACCGTAGCACCAACACTTCCAAGGACAGCATGGTGGAGATCGAGCGGTGCTCCAGCACCCAGTCCGTGCGCACCGAAGACGAGAAGTCCGGGGACGAGACGAGGCCACTGGAGGGGATGACCCTCGCGCCGCGGAAGTTCAGCTACGTCTCCGCCTTCAGACCCGTTATTAAAGACGCCGAGTGCATCGCCAAACTCTACGGCAACCGAGGCGCGTACAGCGGGTGTCGCACCGGCTACTTATCGCCCGATTTTTTAAGCGAGAGCTCCAGTTACCGATCCGTCTCCCCCTGCGTGGACAGCGAGGGCGAGCCGGACGTGGATGTGGGGACGAATAAAGCTGAGGACGAAGCGGAGGACTCACGGACTCTTTCCTCGGTGCGTCCCCGGACTCCTCCCGGCGTGACTAACGGCGTTTCACCGAAAGATTCAGACACCAAGGCCACGACTGAGAGCAGCTTGGTGGAGTCCCAGAAAAGCAGCCCGCATGTGTCCCATTCATCCGAGAGAGAGGTCCAGAAACaaccagagagccacatcactGCCCCCTTCACTCAG GTGTACACAGCGGAGAGGAGTGATCTGCAACAACGGAGCAGCCCGTACCAGTTCCGACCTGCCAGTTACCAGACTGGGGTCCTCATCAGTG ACGAGGGTTCAAGTAAAGAGGAGCCGTCTTCCACGGTGGAGGAGATAGAAACCAAATCTTTTACTGAACAAAGCAGCGAAGAGATCCAGCGGGAAAAGGATGAAG ccgaGGATATGCCAACAAGGGCTCTGCCAGCACAGAGAGCTTTACAAAGTATGGAAAAGG AGGAGCTTCAAAAGCAGCTGTTAGAACAGGTTGAGCTGAGGAAAAAACTGGAACGTGAATTTCAAAGCTTGAAAG aTAATTTTCAAGATCAAATGAAAAGAGAACTTTCATACCGGGAGGAGATGGTTCAGCAGCTGCACATCGTCAGAG CTCACGACGCTTTGCACCATTTCTCGTGTAAGATGTTGACTCCTCGCCACTGCAGCGGATCCTGCACCTTCAAATCTCCTCTGCTTCCACCTTGA